From one Brachypodium distachyon strain Bd21 chromosome 4, Brachypodium_distachyon_v3.0, whole genome shotgun sequence genomic stretch:
- the LOC106866844 gene encoding putative disease resistance RPP13-like protein 3, with protein MKLVTGAMSSLLPKLAELLQDEYNLQTGVKKDVESLSRELESIEVALAKVAEVPLDQLDKQVRLCSRNVKQLSYEMEDIVDGFMVRVEGSEPDADLKRSKRFRKKIANFFKKGKTRHQIADKIQDIKVRVREVADLRDRYKIDDVRANLSATNTVDHVHANLSATNTVDPRITALFKDQKELIGIEEPRNELIKRLMMEGDDDGLLSSRMQLKILSIFGFGGLGKTTLAKTVYDKLQGEFVCRAFISVGQNPSVKKVLMDILCKLDENSYLNATMLDEEQLIGKLCGLLENKRFPQAYSSVKLCEKLEGDDDGGVLNSKMQLKILSIFGFGGLGKTTLAKAVYDLLQSNFVCKAFVSVGQNPNLKKVFMDILLQLDEKSSLNASMLNEEQLIRKLRGFLENKRYLIVIDDIWDKIPWNIMKCALIDSNCGSRIITTTPIFEVAEEADDV; from the exons atGAAGCTGGTAACGGGAGCTATGAGCTCCCTCCTCCCCAAGCTGGCCGAGCTCCTCCAGGACGAGTACAACCTGCAGACGGGCGTGAAGAAAGACGTCGAGTCACTATCGAGGGAGCTGGAGAGCATCGAGGTTGCTCTTGCCAAGGTCGCTGAGGTGCCACTGGACCAGCTGGACAAGCAGGTCCGTCTCTGTTCTCGCAATGTCAAGCAGCTGTCGTACGAGATGGAGGATATTGTTGACGGCTTCATGGTGCGGGTAGAGGGCTCCGAGCCAGACGCAGATCTGAAGAGATCCAAGAGATTCAGAAAAAAGATCGCCAACTTCTTCAAGAAAGGCAAGACTCGTCATCAGATCGCTGACAAGATCCAAGATATCAAGGTTCGAGTCAGGGAGGTGGCTGACCTGCGTGACAGATACAAGATCGACGATGTTCGTGCTAATCTGTCTGCAACGAACACCGTTGATCATGTTCATGCTAATCTGTCTGCAACGAACACCGTTGATCCTCGCATAACGGCTCTGTTCAAAGACCAGAAAGAGCTCATTGGCATTGAGGAGCCAAGGAACGAGCTAATAAAGAGGCTCATGATGGAAGGGGATGATGATGGTTTGTTGAGCTCCAGGATGCAGCTCAAGATACTCTCCATCTTTGGATTTGGAGGACTTGGCAAGACAACTCTTGCCAAAACAGTCTACGACAAGCTACAAGGGGAATTCGTTTGCAGGGCTTTTATTTCGGTGGGTCAAAATCCTAGCGTGAAAAAAGTTCTCATGGATATTCTTTGCAAACTTGACGAGAACTCCTATTTGAATGCAACAATGTTGGATGAGGAGCAACTCATCGGAAAGCTCTGTGGATTGCTTGAGAACAAGAG ATTTCCGCAGGCATATTCTTCTGTGAAACTTTGTGAAAAATTGGAAGGGGATGATGATGGTGGTGTGTTGAACTCCAAGATGCAGCTCAAGATACTCTCCATATTTGGATTTGGAGGTCTTGGCAAGACAACTCTTGCCAAAGCAGTCTATGATCTCCTACAATCAAATTTCGTTTGCAAGGCTTTTGTTTCAGTGGGTCAGAATCCTAATCTGAAGAAAGTTTTCATGGATATTCTCCTCCAACTTGATGAGAAGTCTagtttgaatgcatctatgttGAACGAGGAACAACTCATCAGAAAACTCCGAGGATTTCTTGAGAACAAGAG GTACCTCATTGTCATTGATGACATATGGGACAAGATTCCATGGAATATAATGAAATGTGCTTTGATTGATAGTAACTGTGGAAGTAGAATAATCACAACCACTCCTATTTTTGAAGTTGCCGAAGAGGCGGACGATGTTTAA
- the LOC100842483 gene encoding putative disease resistance RPP13-like protein 3: MELATGAMRSLLPKLVELVEGEYKLQTGVKKDVESLSRELESIEVALAKVAEVPLDKLDKQVRLWATNVKQLSYEMEDIVDSFMVRVEGSEPDADLKRSKRFRKKIANFFKKGKTRHQIADKIQDIKVRVKEVADLRDRYKVDDVHANQAATNTIDPRMINLFKDQKELVGIEEPRKDLIKRLMEGGDVVSNSKLQLKIVSIFGFGGLGKTTLAKAVYDKLQEEFICKAFISVGQKPNLKKAFMDILRQLDKNSYLNATMLDELQLIDELRELLENKRYLIVIDDIWDKSSWNIMKYALIDSNCGSRIITTTRIFEVAEEADDVYKQKPLSSATSKELFYTRLSIGKCKIISGQPIEISGKILQKCGGVPLAIITIASLLASKPWEDWSEVYDSIGFGDGANIHVDNTREILLYSYYDLPCYLRACLLHLSIYPEDHKIQKNTLIWKWVAEGFVHEKPGVGLFELGERYFNELINRSLIQPVEEPYKSIIYACCVHDLVLDMICYLSKEENFVTIHGSSNNEPQPSQSNVRRLAFQNIAMDEEPNSDNTQIHQVRSFNAIMCRVNGRSFLSSFQGLRILSMERCTFINDGCYHLENLGRLLQLRYLGLLGTPITELREEIGNLRFLQVLDLRRTRIKELPESVGQLRRLKCLRLPDDFTGALCWIGNLVLLEEIFLPYVSLEFVKELVKLTELREYGAWFGKSDDAIVDSIVFNNMMKSLEQLEMLQAIQVSCLVGWMHVGRTNCEGYVLSRHLRRLELRVAIEKLPAWLNSSSLPNLSHLTVGPNAVEAQDMEVLGRFPELIYLDLNTDPDVIIPDIMGGGAFPKLRYYFTIGSSRFLQGAMPSLECVQCYIRDERNGAKFERDIASIGNLPCLDRVQVYFFDCESGTREKGEAALRQAIEVHPNNITVKVDYW; encoded by the exons ATGGAGCTCGCAACAGGTGCCATGAGATCTCTCCTCCCCAAGCTCGTCGAGCTCGTCGAGGGAGAGTACAAGCTCCAGACCGGCGTGAAGAAAGATGTCGAGTCTTTGTCGAGGGAGCTGGAGAGCATCGAGGTTGCTCTTGCCAAGGTCGCTGAGGTGCCACTGGACAAGCTAGACAAGCAGGTCCGGCTCTGGGCTACCAATGTCAAGCAGCTGTCGTACGAGATGGAGGATATCGTCGACAGCTTCATGGTGCGCGTCGAGGGCTCCGAGCCAGACGCGGACCTGAAGAGATCCAAGAGATTCAGAAAAAAGATCGCCAACTTCTTCAAGAAAGGCAAGACCCGTCATCAGATCGCCGACAAGATCCAAGATATCAAGGTTCGAGTCAAGGAGGTAGCTGACTTGCGTGACAGATACAAGGTCGACGATGTCCATGCTAATCAAGCTGCCACAAACACCATTGATCCTCGCATGATTAATCTGTTCAAAGATCAGAAAGAGCTCGTTGGCATTGAGGAGCCGAGGAAAGATCTAATCAAAAGGCTGATGGAAGGGGGTGATGTTGTGTCCAACTCCAAGCTGCAACTCAAAATAGTTTCCATCTTTGGATTTGGAGGACTTGGCAAGACGACTCTTGCCAAAGCAGTCTACGACAAGCTACAGGAGGAATTCATTTGCAAGGCTTTTATTTCGGTGGGTCAAAAGCCTAACCTGAAGAAAGCTTTCATGGATATTCTTCGCCAACTTGACAAGAACTCCTATTTGAATGCAACAATGTTAGACGAGCTGCAGCTCATCGATGAACTCCGGGAATTGCTTGAGAACAAGAG GTACCTCATCGTCATTGATGATATATGGGACAAGAGTTCATGGAATATAATGAAATATGCTTTGATTGATAGTAACTGTGGAAGTAGAATAATCACAACCACTCGTATTTTTGAAGTTGCCGAAGAGGCGGACGATGTTTACAAGCAAAAGCCACTTTCTTCCGCCACATCCAAGGAATTATTCTATACAAGATTATCTATTGGTAAATGCAAAATTATTTCTGGTCAACCTATTGAGATATCTGGAAAGATTTTACAAAAGTGCGGTGGTGTGCCGTTAGCTATCATCACAATAGCTAGTCTGTTGGCCAGTAAACCATGGGAGGATTGGTCTGAGGTGTATGACTCTATTGGTTTTGGAGATGGAGCTAACATACACGTCGACAACACAAGAGAGATATTGCTATATAGCTACTATGATCTGCCTTGTTATCTAAGGGCATGTTTGTTGCACCTCAGCATATATCCTGAAGATCACAAGATTCAGAAAAACACTTTGATATGGAAGTGGGTGGCAGAAGGTTTTGTTCATGAGAAACCAGGGGTGGGGTTATTTGAGCTCGGGGAGAGGTATTTTAATGAACTCATTAACAGAAGTTTGATCCAGCCGGTGGAGGAGCCATATAAGAGCATCATATATGCTTGTTGTGTGCATGATCTGGTGCTTGATATGATATGTTACTTGTCGAAGGAAGAAAATTTTGTTACTATCCATGGTAGTAGTAACAATGAACCCCAACCTTCACAAAGCAATGTCCGTAGGTTAGCTTTTCAAAACATAGCCATGGACGAAGAGCCTAATTCAGATAACACACAGATACATCAAGTGAGGTCATTTAATGCCATCATGTGTCGTGTCAACGGAAGATCATTTCTTTCAAGCTTCCAAGGCTTGAGAATTCTTTCTATGGAAAGATGTACTTTTATAAATGATGGTTGTTATCACCTTGAGAATCTTGGGAGGCTACTTCAGCTGAGGTACCTTGGGCTCTTGGGAACACCTATTACGGAACTCCGAGAAGAAATAGGCAACTTGAGGTTTTTGCAGGTACTGGACTTGAGGAGAACTAGAATAAAAGAGCTGCCAGAGAGTGTTGGTCAGTTGAGGCGGCTAAAGTGCCTACGCCTTCCTGATGATTTCACAGGAGCACTATGTTGGATCGGTAATCTGGTGTTGCTAGAAGAGATATTTTTGCCCTATGTCTCCTTAGAATTTGTGAAAGAACTGGTCAAGCTCACAGAGTTAAGAGAGTACGGTGCTTGGTTTGGAAAGTCCGATGATGCCATAGTTGATAGTATAGTTTTTAATAATATGATGAAATCTCTAGAGCAACTGGAGATGCTCCAAGCCATACAAGTTAGTTGTCTCGTTGGGTGGATGCATGTTGGCCGCACCAATTGCGAAGGCTACGTGCTCTCTCGGCACCTCCGTCGTCTGGAACTGCGGGTCGCAATTGAAAAACTGCCGGCATGGTTAAATTCCTCAAGTCTGCCGAACCTTTCTCACTTGACGGTGGGACCGAATGCCGTGGAGGCACAGGATATGGAGGTCCTCGGGAGGTTCCCAGAGCTCATTTACCTCGATCTGAATACTGATCCTGACGTCATCATTCCTGACATCATGGGCGGCGGTGCATTTCCCAAGCTAAGATACTACTTCACGATTGGATCTTCCAGGTTCCTGCAGGGAGCCATGCCCAGCCTTGAATGTGTCCAGTGTTACATCCGCGACGAGCGCAATGGCGCCAAGTTTGAGCGTGACATTGCTAGCATCGGGAACCTCCCTTGTCTTGACAGAGTCCAAGTATACTTTTTCGATTGTGAGAGTGGCACGCGGGAGAAGGGAGAGGCCGCGTTGAGGCAGGCAATCGAGGTCCATCCCAACAATATCACGGTTAAGGTG GACTACTGGTAG